Proteins co-encoded in one Anguilla anguilla isolate fAngAng1 chromosome 16, fAngAng1.pri, whole genome shotgun sequence genomic window:
- the cd44b gene encoding cell surface glycoprotein 1 codes for MWALLLGVTFGLLTSARTDSAQVHSRTCSFAGVFHVEGSNRYSLTFDQAEKLCHAIGTVLANEEQVREAHAKGLETCRYGWISTRNTTILRHQPHFNCANNQTGVLFLTEKLDQPYDAYCFDPSDTLEKNCDKQIVRVEDLPADGKEAPADEPSPDGEGAGEEVVTDAPVAAAPEEDQGAAPETTAEPEAEGEAGEQPDAAATPDPAESAEAAVPADPAETGEPAETGEPAETGEPAETGEPAETGEPAETGEPAETGEPAETGEPAATEEPAETGEPAETGEPAETGEPAETGEPAETGEPAETGEPAEDGGEDAEQATPPAPAPEAPEDSEAGPSEDPASEEQPTEAEEQPGAAVPAEDPPSGEAVPTPDPAMEGEVQPVDHGQDLAAAAPPPNEASIPVGPHGRMNADVGPTAAGRESGGTPDWLIIIVVVAAIAVILLVCAAIATRNRWCGKQQTLMITSKEAGEGNGAAASSARAQERDQEMVTLMNKEKIQENGNTEEFTVITLEESPDKSQLA; via the exons ATGTGGGCGCTGCTTCTCGGGGTCACTTTCGGATTACTGACCTCCGCCAGAACGGACTCGGCTCAAG TACATTCCCGGACCTGCAGCTTTGCTGGAGTGTTCCATGTGGAAGGAAGCAACCGCTACTCCCTGACGTTCGACCAGGCCGAGAAGCTGTGCCACGCCATCGGCACGGTGCTGGCCAATGAGGAGCAGGTCAGGGAGGCCCACGCCAAAGGCTTAGAGACATGCAG GTATGGCTGGATTAGCACCCGCAACACAACGATCTTACGGCACCAACCTCATTTCAACTGTGCGAACAATCAGACTGGAGTACTCTTCCTCACTGAGAAGCTGGACCAGCCCTATGATGCCTACTGCTTCGATCCGTCAG ATACGTTGGAAAAGAACTGTGATAAACAAATCGTCAGAGTTGAGGACTTACCCGCAGATGGCAAGGAGG CCCCTGCGGATGAGCCCAGCCCAGATGGGGAAGGTGCGGGAGAGGAGGTGGTGACGGACGCTCCCGTCGCCGCGGCGCCTGAGGAGGACCAGGGAGCAGCTCCCGAAACCACTGCGGAGCCAGAGGCCGAGGGCGAAGCAGGGGAGCAGCCTGACGCTGCAGCGACCCCTGACCCCGCAGAATCCGCGGAAGCCGCAGTCCCTGCAGACCCTGCTGAAACAGGGGAACCAGCCGAAACAGGGGAACCTGCCGAAACAGGGGAACCAGCCGAAACAGGGGAACCAGCCGAAACAGGGGAACCTGCTGAAACAGGGGAACCAGCCGAAACAGGGGAACCTGCTGAAACAGGAGAACCAGCCGCAACAGAGGAACCAGCCGAAACAGGGGAACCTGCGGAAACAGGGGAACCTGCGGAAACAGGGGAACCAGCCGAAACAGGGGAACCAGCCGAAACAGGAGAACCAGCCGAAACAGGGGAACCTGCGGAAGACGGTGGGGAGGATGCGGAGcaggccacacccccagccccgGCCCCGGAGGCACCGGAAGACTCAGAGGCGGGGCCGAGCGAGGATCCAGCCAGCGAGGAGCAGCCCACAGAGGCGGAGGAGCAGCCAGGTGCTGCCGTCCCGGCCGAGGACCCCCCCTCGGGGGAAGCTGTACCCACGCCCGACCCCGCCATGGAGGGGGAGGTGCAGCCCGTCGACCACGGCCAGGACCTGGCCGCGGCGGCCCCCCCGCCGAACG AAGCTTCCATCCCCGTCGGCCCCCATGGACGGATGAATGCGGACGTGGGCCCCACTGCAGCAGGGCGAGAGAGCGGCGGCACTCCAG ATTGGCTGATCATCATCGTCGTGGTAGCAGCCATTGCTGTCATTCTCCTTGTGTGTGCCGCGATCGCCACCAGGAACAG GTGGTGCGGAAAGCAGCAGACGCTGATGATCACGTCGAAGGAGGCGGGCGAGGGGAACGGGGCGGCGGCCTCCAGCGCACGCGCTCAGGAGCGAGACCAGGAGATGGTGACGCTGATGAACAAAGAGAAGATCCAGGAGAACGGGAACACGGAGGAGTTCACCGTGATCACGCTGGAGGAGTCGCCAGACAAGTCCCAGCTGGCCTAG